The following proteins are co-located in the Candidatus Poribacteria bacterium genome:
- a CDS encoding DNA adenine methylase, with amino-acid sequence MRKLAKSPLRYPGGKSRALKQILPLIPANISEFREPFVGGGSVFFAIRSLFQSHIKSYWINDLNYDLYCFWKQVRDHGSSLVDALREKRTTSTNGRNLFEELTKTKDELNQNRELLCEFQRAVRFFVLNRITFSGTVDSGGYSQSAYEKRFTDSSIERVKNICPYLSGVKITNGDYTNSLFQDGDPDVFIFLDPPYWKATESKLYGVRGTLHTTFDHVKFAENIRKCPHRWLITYDDSPVIRELFDFAEIQEWTLQYGMNNYRKENAAKGKELFIRNY; translated from the coding sequence ATGCGTAAATTAGCGAAAAGTCCACTACGATATCCCGGTGGTAAATCACGTGCTCTAAAACAGATTCTGCCGCTGATTCCGGCGAATATATCGGAATTTCGCGAACCTTTCGTTGGCGGAGGTTCGGTCTTTTTTGCAATCCGAAGTCTTTTTCAAAGCCATATCAAGTCCTATTGGATTAACGACCTTAATTATGACCTCTACTGCTTCTGGAAACAGGTAAGAGATCATGGGTCCAGCTTAGTTGACGCACTCAGAGAGAAACGCACAACTTCGACAAACGGGCGAAACTTATTTGAAGAATTAACAAAAACGAAAGATGAACTGAACCAAAACCGAGAACTCCTCTGCGAGTTTCAACGGGCTGTACGCTTCTTTGTGCTCAATCGCATTACCTTTTCTGGCACAGTGGATTCTGGAGGGTATTCACAATCCGCTTACGAGAAGCGTTTTACGGATTCATCTATTGAACGTGTGAAAAACATTTGTCCATATCTTTCCGGAGTCAAAATCACGAATGGAGATTATACCAATTCACTTTTCCAAGACGGAGACCCCGACGTATTTATTTTTCTCGATCCGCCCTACTGGAAGGCAACTGAATCAAAACTATACGGTGTGAGAGGCACACTACACACTACTTTTGATCACGTAAAATTCGCTGAAAATATACGAAAGTGTCCACACAGGTGGTTGATTACATACGACGACTCGCCCGTCATCAGGGAACTCTTTGATTTCGCTGAAATTCAGGAATGGACGTTACAATACGGGATGAACAATTACCGAAAAGAGAACGCGGCAAAAGGGAAAGAATTGTTTATCAGAAATTACTAA
- a CDS encoding ABC transporter ATP-binding protein, which translates to MLIEVKNVSLSFGTTTALDNLSLQVQGGAVGLLGPNGAGKSTLIKTLLGFVKPNEGTATVFGLDVQANPFEIRKQIGYMPEDECLIPGMNAVQLVSYAGELCGMPRRDALQRAHEVLYYVGLDEERYRTVDGYSTGMKQRVKLAQALVHDPTLLLLDEPTNGMDTSSREEMLELVKDIATDKNINVILSSHLLPDVEFACQEIIALSHGSVAIQGQIEELKENKGHSFDLKIVGDSKAYITTLERHNFQVELHPDKRLRVTSARQDQTETTFFFKLAYDTGVQLRQLRGVKHTLEDIFAEVMSVDSQ; encoded by the coding sequence ATGTTGATTGAAGTAAAAAATGTCTCACTTTCATTTGGGACGACAACCGCCTTAGACAACCTTTCATTACAGGTCCAAGGCGGCGCTGTCGGTTTACTCGGACCGAATGGTGCGGGGAAAAGCACACTGATTAAGACACTCCTCGGTTTCGTCAAGCCGAACGAAGGCACAGCCACTGTATTTGGTTTGGATGTACAAGCGAACCCATTTGAAATTCGGAAACAGATTGGGTACATGCCGGAAGACGAATGTTTGATACCGGGTATGAACGCTGTCCAACTCGTATCTTATGCCGGAGAACTCTGTGGAATGCCGAGACGCGATGCGCTGCAACGCGCACACGAGGTGCTTTATTACGTCGGTTTAGATGAAGAACGGTATCGAACCGTGGATGGATACTCCACAGGTATGAAACAACGTGTGAAGTTAGCACAAGCCCTGGTCCATGATCCGACACTCTTACTTCTTGATGAACCAACAAATGGGATGGATACAAGCAGTAGAGAAGAGATGCTCGAACTCGTCAAAGATATAGCGACCGACAAAAACATCAACGTCATCTTGTCCTCACATCTGCTCCCCGATGTGGAATTCGCATGTCAAGAGATAATTGCCCTATCACACGGGAGTGTTGCTATTCAAGGACAGATAGAGGAACTCAAAGAGAACAAAGGACACTCTTTCGATCTGAAGATAGTCGGTGACAGTAAGGCTTATATCACCACTTTGGAACGCCACAATTTTCAGGTTGAACTGCATCCCGATAAACGCCTGCGCGTTACGTCGGCACGTCAGGATCAGACAGAAACAACATTTTTCTTCAAACTTGCTTACGATACAGGTGTCCAACTTCGCCAACTTCGTGGGGTGAAACATACGTTGGAGGATATTTTCGCTGAGGTGATGAGTGTGGATTCACAATAG
- a CDS encoding neutral/alkaline non-lysosomal ceramidase N-terminal domain-containing protein, which produces MADRNNVIPVGVAQVDITPDYPIRLSGYGSRRAESDGIIQRIWAKALAIGSDADDPVVLVTVENCGLPDELTEEISDRIKEKTGISRAHFAACFSHTHSAPCLTNAAPFLFSTDIPPAHQETINRYTAQFKDWMEAVALEAIANREPSRLSWSIGELSFAKNRRTEGGPVDHSLPCMQITSLDGTLRAVWASYACHCTTLAGTDNHICGDWAGFAQDALQDALPGVTALISIGCGADANPESRMMPMPDGKEEVFSTRLAYAKAHGEALSEEVQRLLKKEAKPLTSVPTGVFERVNLPFDTLPTREEWEARVAAGGSDAYHAQKHLERLQAGLPLQTELSYPVQAWRFGEELAIVFLASEVVVDYSLRLKSELDAERLWVGAYANAFPCYIPSERVLAEGGYEGGGAMLYFGPPNRFAPGVEQLVIDTVHRLLPEAYQR; this is translated from the coding sequence ATGGCAGATAGAAACAACGTTATTCCGGTTGGTGTTGCCCAAGTAGATATTACGCCAGATTATCCGATTCGACTCAGCGGTTACGGGAGTCGTCGCGCAGAATCCGATGGTATCATTCAGCGAATTTGGGCGAAGGCACTCGCTATCGGCAGCGACGCAGATGACCCTGTTGTGTTAGTAACGGTCGAAAACTGCGGCTTACCGGATGAATTGACTGAGGAAATTTCTGACCGAATCAAGGAGAAAACCGGAATCTCGCGTGCACATTTCGCGGCATGCTTTTCACATACACACAGTGCACCGTGCCTAACAAACGCCGCACCTTTCCTGTTTAGTACCGATATACCTCCTGCGCATCAGGAGACGATAAACCGGTACACCGCCCAATTCAAGGATTGGATGGAAGCCGTTGCTTTGGAGGCAATCGCAAATCGCGAGCCATCGCGTTTAAGTTGGAGCATCGGGGAACTCAGTTTTGCAAAAAATCGACGCACCGAAGGCGGTCCGGTAGACCACTCCTTACCGTGTATGCAAATCACAAGTCTGGACGGTACATTACGCGCCGTGTGGGCAAGTTACGCCTGCCATTGCACGACATTGGCAGGCACAGATAATCATATCTGCGGCGACTGGGCAGGGTTTGCCCAAGACGCCCTCCAAGACGCTCTCCCCGGTGTAACCGCTTTAATCTCCATCGGATGTGGTGCCGATGCGAACCCTGAATCACGGATGATGCCGATGCCGGATGGAAAAGAAGAGGTCTTCAGTACCCGTCTTGCGTATGCGAAAGCACATGGAGAAGCACTCTCAGAGGAAGTCCAACGTCTCCTGAAGAAAGAGGCGAAACCGCTCACCAGTGTGCCGACTGGCGTATTTGAGCGAGTTAATCTGCCGTTTGATACACTACCGACCCGTGAAGAGTGGGAGGCACGCGTAGCGGCTGGGGGTTCCGATGCCTACCACGCCCAAAAACATCTCGAACGCTTACAGGCAGGACTCCCGCTACAGACGGAACTTTCTTATCCGGTCCAAGCGTGGAGGTTCGGCGAGGAACTCGCCATTGTTTTCCTTGCGAGTGAAGTGGTTGTCGATTATTCGCTGCGTTTGAAAAGTGAATTAGATGCCGAACGCCTCTGGGTAGGTGCGTATGCAAACGCGTTTCCGTGCTATATTCCGTCGGAGCGGGTATTAGCTGAGGGCGGCTATGAGGGAGGCGGTGCTATGCTCTATTTCGGTCCACCGAACCGATTTGCCCCTGGGGTTGAGCAGTTGGTGATTGATACTGTGCATCGACTGTTGCCAGAAGCGTATCAGCGGTAA
- a CDS encoding 4-hydroxy-tetrahydrodipicolinate synthase, whose product MFQGSYVALVTPFKDDESLDEAKLKELIQFQLDGGTHGIVPCGTTGESPALSEDEHDKVIELTVETVNGQVPVIAGTGSNSTTRTLRATEHAKAAGADAALIVTPYYNKPTQEGLYAHYMKIADTVDIPIVVYNVPGRCGTDILSPTIARLAEHPNIVALKEATGELKRASEVVDLCPDDFVVLSGDDVNTLPILAVGGKGVISVVANVAPADVAEMCNAFHAGNLELARKLHYKMLSLAVDLFIETNPIPAKTALQLMGKLNGKLRLPLAPMVPANLESLRNTLSESGLI is encoded by the coding sequence ATGTTTCAAGGCTCTTACGTTGCACTCGTCACACCCTTTAAGGACGATGAATCGCTTGACGAAGCGAAACTCAAGGAACTGATTCAATTTCAGCTTGACGGCGGCACACACGGCATCGTCCCGTGTGGCACAACAGGTGAATCCCCCGCGCTGTCTGAGGATGAGCATGATAAGGTGATAGAACTCACTGTTGAAACTGTAAATGGGCAGGTGCCTGTTATCGCGGGTACCGGATCCAACTCAACAACACGCACCTTGCGCGCAACAGAGCATGCCAAAGCCGCAGGTGCGGATGCCGCTCTGATTGTTACCCCCTATTATAACAAACCGACCCAAGAGGGTTTGTATGCCCACTATATGAAGATCGCTGACACAGTGGACATCCCGATTGTCGTCTACAATGTTCCGGGACGTTGCGGGACCGACATCCTGTCACCCACGATTGCCCGACTTGCTGAACATCCAAACATCGTCGCGCTCAAGGAAGCGACGGGTGAACTCAAACGCGCCAGTGAGGTTGTCGATTTGTGCCCTGATGATTTCGTTGTGCTTTCAGGGGACGATGTGAACACGTTGCCGATACTTGCGGTCGGGGGGAAAGGCGTGATTTCGGTTGTGGCGAACGTTGCCCCGGCAGATGTCGCAGAGATGTGCAACGCTTTCCACGCGGGGAACCTTGAACTTGCCCGCAAACTCCACTACAAAATGTTGTCGTTGGCGGTGGATCTCTTTATTGAGACGAACCCGATTCCTGCGAAAACCGCGCTCCAACTGATGGGGAAACTCAATGGAAAATTGCGGTTGCCACTCGCACCAATGGTTCCTGCGAACCTTGAATCCCTACGGAACACGCTTTCAGAATCAGGGTTGATTTAA
- a CDS encoding diaminopimelate epimerase: MDKIPFMKLSGAGNDFVIINNLAGIVDSTDTDFVKKLCQRRMSVGADGVLLVEKADGVDFRMRYFNADGGEVETCGNGARCISKFAYLNGIASEQMRFLTNAGIYESEIVGESVKVRMSDPTDIRLNVPLQLADGMHTVGFANSGVPHVVFFVEDLEEMDVFDLGQQTRYHDDFMPAGTNANFIRIQSPGLIDIRTYERGVEDETLACGTGSIASAIVAATLGKVESPVAVKTASGVELKIHFDVENGEARNVYLEGDARVIFVGELTTDAWNY; this comes from the coding sequence ATGGACAAAATACCCTTTATGAAACTCAGTGGTGCAGGCAACGACTTTGTCATTATCAATAATTTGGCGGGAATCGTTGATAGCACCGATACAGATTTTGTGAAAAAACTCTGCCAACGCCGTATGTCGGTCGGAGCGGACGGGGTTCTCCTCGTCGAAAAGGCGGACGGTGTCGATTTTCGTATGCGCTACTTCAATGCCGATGGCGGTGAGGTGGAAACCTGTGGAAACGGCGCACGGTGTATCTCCAAATTCGCCTATCTGAACGGCATAGCGTCTGAACAGATGCGATTTCTGACGAACGCTGGGATTTATGAATCCGAAATAGTCGGTGAGAGCGTTAAAGTGCGTATGAGCGATCCTACGGACATACGGCTCAATGTTCCACTCCAATTGGCGGATGGAATGCACACAGTCGGATTCGCGAATAGCGGGGTGCCTCACGTTGTTTTCTTTGTAGAGGATTTGGAAGAAATGGATGTCTTTGACTTAGGACAGCAGACGCGGTATCACGATGATTTCATGCCCGCTGGTACGAACGCCAATTTTATCCGTATTCAGTCGCCAGGTTTGATTGATATCCGGACGTATGAGCGCGGCGTTGAAGACGAAACGCTCGCGTGTGGAACGGGGTCAATCGCTTCTGCTATTGTTGCTGCGACGTTGGGAAAAGTAGAATCCCCCGTTGCTGTGAAAACGGCGAGTGGGGTCGAATTGAAGATTCATTTCGATGTAGAGAACGGTGAGGCACGAAACGTTTATCTTGAAGGCGATGCTCGTGTTATCTTCGTCGGTGAACTCACAACGGACGCATGGAATTACTAA
- the dusB gene encoding tRNA dihydrouridine synthase DusB: protein MITIGNLNIPNFPLLLAPMEDVSDPPFRAVCKENGADLMYTEFISSEALIRDAAPSVAKLDIFEMERPIGIQIFGHNIDSMRASVEITEKVRPDIIDINYGCPVKKVTCKGAGAGILQDIPKMVKMTAEMVKATDLPVTVKTRLGWDDKTKYVVEVAERLQDVGIRAIAIHGRTRRQMYKGDADWTLIGRIKDNPRMTIPVFGNGDVDSPQKAARMRQQYGVDGIMIGRAAIGYPWIFNEVKHYFATGELLPPPSIDERISVFRKHLDFSIKWKGLKLGILEMRRHYSNYFRGIPHVKPFRYRLVTCDSYDGVLEIVAELRTHALMLAAA, encoded by the coding sequence ATGATAACAATTGGCAATCTTAACATTCCTAATTTCCCACTGTTGCTCGCACCCATGGAAGATGTGAGCGATCCACCTTTTCGCGCCGTCTGCAAAGAGAACGGTGCCGATCTTATGTACACGGAATTCATCTCTTCCGAAGCACTCATCCGCGATGCCGCACCGAGTGTCGCAAAGTTAGACATATTTGAGATGGAGAGACCCATTGGGATCCAAATTTTTGGGCACAATATCGATTCCATGCGCGCTTCTGTCGAAATTACTGAGAAGGTCCGACCCGACATTATTGACATCAACTATGGCTGTCCCGTTAAGAAGGTTACCTGTAAAGGTGCCGGTGCGGGTATCCTGCAAGACATCCCCAAGATGGTGAAAATGACTGCCGAGATGGTGAAAGCCACGGATCTACCTGTAACCGTTAAAACGCGACTCGGTTGGGATGATAAAACGAAGTATGTCGTTGAAGTCGCGGAGCGACTACAGGATGTCGGTATCCGCGCGATTGCTATTCACGGCAGGACCCGGCGACAGATGTATAAGGGGGACGCCGACTGGACACTCATCGGTAGAATCAAAGACAACCCGCGTATGACGATTCCTGTCTTCGGCAACGGTGATGTCGATAGTCCGCAAAAGGCAGCACGGATGCGGCAACAATACGGTGTTGACGGTATCATGATAGGACGCGCAGCGATCGGCTACCCATGGATTTTCAATGAGGTAAAACACTATTTCGCAACCGGCGAGTTGCTCCCACCGCCTTCAATAGATGAACGTATTTCAGTTTTTAGAAAGCACCTCGATTTTTCTATCAAATGGAAGGGCTTAAAGCTCGGTATCCTTGAGATGCGCCGACACTATAGCAACTATTTTAGAGGCATCCCACATGTTAAGCCCTTTCGCTATCGTCTTGTCACATGCGATAGTTACGACGGTGTGTTGGAGATCGTGGCAGAACTCCGCACGCATGCTCTCATGTTGGCTGCTGCATAG
- a CDS encoding Gfo/Idh/MocA family oxidoreductase, translating into MSQKTYRAAAIGHTGAGNFGHGLHTPYKNIENVEFIAVSDPNEEGREKAAAEAGALRSYADYREMLEKEDLDIVSVCPRWTSEHVAMTTACLEAGCSVYSEKPMTSTLADGDIIVETAEARGLKVAVAHQAVYLPATHAIKQMLDDGKIGTIQAIHASGKQDHRGGGEDMIVLGTHIFNMMRFFVGDVAWMQSHVTTNGKEIAYGDDHEPTEPVGPVAGDSINSYFSFKNGVSGFFESRRDQAGSGRYGMEIVGSEGIFSLRGDVANRLMVYPYPVLLPSNPDQEWEAIDLDQTPFSSGNELAIRDLIDAIENDRKPISAAADAVAALEMILGAYESQLSGGRVPFPIANREHPLSR; encoded by the coding sequence ATGAGTCAAAAAACGTATCGTGCAGCAGCAATCGGTCATACCGGTGCCGGCAACTTCGGACATGGACTCCATACCCCATATAAAAATATAGAGAACGTCGAATTTATCGCTGTCTCTGATCCGAACGAAGAGGGTAGAGAAAAGGCAGCAGCAGAAGCAGGTGCCTTACGCAGTTACGCCGATTACCGAGAAATGCTTGAGAAAGAGGATCTTGATATTGTGAGCGTCTGTCCGCGTTGGACCTCGGAGCACGTTGCTATGACAACTGCGTGCCTTGAGGCGGGATGCAGCGTCTATAGCGAGAAGCCGATGACGAGTACGCTCGCCGATGGAGATATAATCGTTGAGACAGCAGAAGCACGCGGGCTAAAGGTCGCTGTGGCGCATCAGGCGGTCTATCTTCCGGCGACACATGCAATCAAACAGATGCTCGACGATGGGAAAATCGGCACCATCCAAGCCATTCATGCCAGCGGCAAGCAGGACCATCGCGGGGGTGGTGAGGATATGATTGTTCTCGGCACCCACATTTTTAACATGATGCGTTTCTTCGTCGGTGATGTCGCATGGATGCAGTCTCATGTCACAACGAACGGCAAGGAGATTGCATACGGCGACGACCACGAACCCACAGAACCTGTTGGACCCGTCGCCGGTGATTCCATCAACAGTTACTTTTCTTTCAAAAACGGTGTCTCTGGCTTTTTTGAATCTCGGAGAGATCAGGCTGGTTCTGGCAGATACGGCATGGAAATCGTCGGCAGCGAAGGGATTTTCTCGCTCCGCGGTGATGTCGCAAACCGACTCATGGTTTATCCGTATCCAGTTCTGCTCCCTTCAAATCCGGATCAGGAGTGGGAGGCAATTGACTTAGACCAAACACCTTTCTCCAGCGGCAATGAACTCGCGATTCGCGATCTGATTGATGCGATTGAGAACGACCGAAAACCGATCTCCGCGGCAGCAGACGCTGTTGCTGCCTTGGAAATGATCCTCGGTGCCTACGAGTCTCAACTGTCAGGAGGACGCGTCCCCTTCCCAATCGCAAACCGCGAGCATCCTTTGAGCAGATAA
- a CDS encoding D-2-hydroxyacid dehydrogenase, whose amino-acid sequence MDNTKVLIGSRQAPEIEGMLSDVPPGVEVHFLPRGASLRDHIADVGILFGHVSEDAMPEATALRWVHQPHAGVEGFMYPAFKASDVTLTNCRGLYGTQIAEHAFALLLSITRRIPDQLEFMKTKHWERVPCIELAGMTMGILGLGGIGRAIAARAQVFEFNVIAADVEPIDKPDTISEFFRLDGLMEFLAKSDVLMVCCPSTPETHKLLSDAQFNQMPDASYLVNVSRGKVVDETALVTALRSGKLAGAGLDVTYTEPCPPDNPLWEQQNVILTSHSAGASQHIRRRAMQLFIDNLHRYVKGDPLVNVVDKQKGY is encoded by the coding sequence ATGGATAATACGAAGGTTTTGATTGGCAGTCGGCAAGCACCCGAAATTGAGGGAATGCTATCGGATGTTCCCCCAGGGGTTGAGGTGCACTTTTTACCACGCGGTGCGTCTTTGCGTGACCACATCGCCGATGTTGGTATTTTGTTTGGACACGTTAGCGAAGATGCTATGCCAGAAGCAACGGCATTGCGTTGGGTGCACCAACCGCATGCTGGGGTTGAAGGATTTATGTATCCTGCTTTCAAGGCGAGTGATGTTACACTCACCAACTGTCGAGGCTTGTATGGCACACAGATTGCGGAGCACGCCTTTGCGCTCCTTTTATCCATCACCCGTCGGATTCCCGATCAATTGGAATTTATGAAGACGAAACATTGGGAACGTGTTCCATGCATCGAACTGGCGGGAATGACAATGGGCATACTCGGGTTGGGTGGCATCGGACGAGCAATCGCGGCACGCGCACAGGTGTTTGAATTTAATGTCATTGCCGCTGACGTAGAGCCAATCGACAAACCTGATACCATATCAGAATTCTTTCGTTTGGATGGGTTGATGGAGTTCTTGGCGAAGTCCGACGTCCTCATGGTATGCTGTCCGAGTACCCCTGAAACACATAAACTCCTATCAGATGCGCAATTTAATCAGATGCCTGATGCGAGTTACCTCGTGAATGTCAGTCGTGGAAAAGTTGTTGACGAAACGGCGTTGGTAACCGCACTTCGGAGCGGGAAATTAGCGGGGGCGGGATTGGACGTAACGTATACAGAACCGTGTCCACCGGATAACCCACTGTGGGAACAGCAGAATGTCATTCTGACCTCACATAGCGCAGGTGCCTCGCAGCACATTCGGAGACGTGCCATGCAACTCTTTATTGACAATCTACATCGTTACGTAAAGGGTGATCCCTTAGTCAACGTCGTTGACAAGCAGAAGGGATACTAA
- a CDS encoding 4a-hydroxytetrahydrobiopterin dehydratase, whose translation MAAKKLSDAEIQKNLGQLNGWTVEDGKLHKEFQFDTFVTAFGFMAQLALIAESMNHHPEWFNVYNRVTIDLMTHDAGGISDLDFQWAKHADSIRG comes from the coding sequence ATGGCAGCGAAAAAACTCTCAGACGCTGAAATTCAGAAAAACTTGGGACAACTCAACGGTTGGACGGTAGAAGACGGTAAGTTACACAAGGAATTCCAGTTTGATACCTTTGTTACAGCGTTCGGTTTCATGGCACAACTCGCCTTAATCGCCGAATCCATGAACCACCACCCTGAATGGTTCAATGTCTATAACCGTGTGACGATTGACCTAATGACCCACGATGCGGGTGGCATCAGTGACCTCGATTTTCAGTGGGCAAAGCACGCAGATTCGATTCGCGGTTAA
- a CDS encoding carboxymuconolactone decarboxylase family protein yields the protein MAWIQTVDEADATGIVKEEYDAAIARAGQLYNIVILFSARPKSMRAFVELYKVVMHDPDCPLSRMQREMIATVVSKVNECHY from the coding sequence ATGGCATGGATTCAAACCGTAGATGAGGCAGATGCCACCGGGATCGTGAAAGAGGAATACGACGCAGCGATTGCGCGGGCGGGTCAACTTTACAATATCGTCATACTTTTCAGTGCCCGACCGAAAAGTATGCGTGCTTTCGTTGAGCTCTACAAAGTCGTGATGCACGACCCGGACTGCCCATTGAGTCGGATGCAACGGGAAATGATCGCCACCGTCGTCTCAAAAGTGAACGAATGCCACTACTGA
- a CDS encoding peroxidase, whose translation MREQFTDEQITQIVTDFQTADIDETTKAMLEFAVKVTNAAPTVTQADLERLRSYGLTDEALFAIVEVVGFFCYVNRIADAFGIELDDFLEGRNFDESNG comes from the coding sequence TTGCGGGAACAATTCACAGACGAACAGATTACACAGATTGTAACGGATTTTCAGACGGCTGATATTGACGAAACCACAAAAGCGATGCTTGAATTTGCCGTCAAAGTAACGAATGCAGCACCGACTGTTACACAAGCAGACTTGGAACGCCTGCGTAGTTACGGACTCACTGACGAGGCACTCTTCGCTATTGTGGAGGTCGTCGGGTTTTTCTGTTACGTCAACAGGATAGCGGATGCGTTCGGAATTGAATTAGACGATTTTCTGGAAGGGAGAAATTTTGATGAATCTAACGGATAA